In one window of Miscanthus floridulus cultivar M001 chromosome 12, ASM1932011v1, whole genome shotgun sequence DNA:
- the LOC136497276 gene encoding late embryogenesis abundant protein At5g17165-like: protein MAAAASSKGRAIAGSFVSRVLAGKAASPKRAVHASAYDKNLEEQVRPAFVPDDVIGGAGNPDKYWSPHPKTGVFGPAAVDPKLAAAGAPDAAANAAGGTVLDEKVWFRPLEDVEKPPPVA, encoded by the exons ATGGCAGCAGCAGCTAGCTCCAAGGGGCGGGCGATCGCTGGAAGCTTCGTCAGCCGCGTCCTGGCCGGCAAGGCCGCCTCCCCGAA GAGGGCCGTGCACGCCTCGGCGTACGACAAGAACCTGGAGGAGCAGGTGCGCCCGGCGTTCGTGCCGGACGATGTGATCGGCGGCGCCGGGAACCCCGACAAGTACTGGAGCCCCCACCCCAAGACCGGCGTGTTCGGCCCGGCGGCGGTGGACCCCAAGCTGGCCGCTGCTGGCGCGCCGGACGCCGCCGCGAATGCTGCGGGAGGCACGGTGCTGGACGAGAAGGTGTGGTTCCGCCCGCTCGAGGACGTCGAGAAGCCGCCCCCGGTCGCCTGA